The genomic stretch AAACggttataaaaattttgtagCAAAATATATGGAAGCTGTATTGCCAGACAAAAGAGAGCTGATGACTATCCGGTGTTTCAAGTAATCATTATGCaacatcatatttatatttattctaaacaCATTGTatgagaatttaatttaaaatcaattgttCCAGACAAGCTTTAAAGGAAATAATGTGTGAAAAAATGACTGAACATGAATTTTTCACCCTTATTCGACATTTTCGCGGCGATTCCGGTAAAGACAAAAGTCCGCGTCGAGAGATGATAAGGTTTGCAATAAATAGAaggaattcatttattatttgtaaatgttcGAATTCGATCATAAAATCTTTAAGTCTTTaagtaatcataaaatattttaaatacttatacgtTAAAAATGTTGGGAGAATATATAATAGAGGATATgcaaatatagtatttataaaaaatgttgctattaatatgttaaataaatataaaagaagggtcactgcaaggtttatattttatataatgttctgttttaacaataattacgaattaacaGTAACGTGAATCGAAACTGATTTCAAAACACTAAAAAGCGtttagtgacgtcactcctgttacgACTTCTTATTTGagattatagttttaaaaaagtgaatattgaaacgaaaattaattgtgTTTTGCGAATAAAAATGAAGATTGGCTTTGTCAAAGCAGACCCCAGATTCCTCTTCACAGCTTTAAACCACTTTTTTCTTAGTTTTGGGTCAGAAGGTCCGagtcaaaaacaatttatttgaaaaaaatgttcaagTAGATGAACATAATTATTAGCACAAAACATACGTAAACACGGTTATACACGGAATATCCatagattgttttaaaatttttacaagtaAAGTCACAAAAATCGAGAAAAAATGTATTACGTTGCattttttgaaagaaaaaaagaatGTATTGCATTTTTTGAAAGAAAGCCAGTGAGGACATTACTATTAGTACTATCAGTGAGCCAGTgacagacagcagtgacgtcatacgacatATAGTTCCGTATTCgcgtgaaaatttaaattgacagtTTGAAACCGTATTTTTTGGAGTAAATAtcactgttttaattttttaatatattcgtgGTCTATTTATAAGGAGTTCTTTAAGATAaacgcaaaaataaaaatatcgcatcttcccTATAGTAGTTGGCTGGGACATTAAGAAACgtgattatattttgatttaaaatttataaaacatgttatactataataaatacaagagataaaatgtatatttatattgtgatTAACCAAAACATATCTTGCGATGTATTTGTTTCGATTGGATGTACAACATTAGTGTTCATCTCATTTCCTGATATGAAGTAACCACATTGTAATTtgctttgatttaaataatcatttttgttCGTTTCGTAAAAGACGGAAATACAGTGTACCACCGAGGTTTACTATTCGTAATGTACGAGTCACATAGGTTTCCCTCGCGTTTGCAGGTCGCTGGTGTTCTCGGAGCTGACGCGCGGGCTGTGGGACGAGCGCGCGCGGCTGCGCGAGGGTTTGGCGCACGCGGACGCGGGCGGGCGCGGCGTGCTGGAGCGCGAGCGCGTGCGCCAGATGCTGCGCGCGCACCGCCTGCCCATTAACCGCGACCTCCTGGACTGCATGTTGGATGTGTTAGTTCCAGGCGCATTCTCTATTTCATCACTCGCGTAGTCATGCTCCGGGCCAACGGCTGTATGTCTGCACACTTCCAACTTCCAGACTGTGCTGTTATTGAGATTTTTCAAGAAAAACCCAATACCAGAACCTCAGAATCTGTGGCTTTATAGCTATTTCTTTAAGCTATAGAGTACTACTAGGCATATTATTTTGGACCCTGACGATTAGTGGCCAACTGTATCCGAAAAATTTACCGAAGAGTAGTAGTACCATTTGTGCAACATTAAAGCGCCGCCGACCATGGGacttaagatgttatatctgtGATTACGTAGTCACTCTCGAACAATTCGTTACATCGATTTTTCTTACACAAGCTGTTTCTCAGATCGAAAATTTGATTAGAGGTGGTGTGAAAGAGATTTTTATAAGCCATTGCACACCCATTGTAATTTAGCTTAAGGAAAATATTCtcaatataatcaattttacgccaataacaaatacataataataaaaactttcaaaaacaaaataatgttcattaccgaataataatatgaaagtattgttagttataattatctatattgttaagtatatacacatatatatttttaggctGGAAAAAGATGAAAACGGTGAGATTGTATGCGAAGATCTTATGACATTCCTGGACTTTCAAACGCGGCCGGTGTTCAATCTCACGGAGGCGGATTATCAAAAGGTCGTTCGTCACGCACCTCCTGTTAAAGACACAGAGGTGAGATTGATAATGTAAcagttgtttaaaaaaatgctccGTTAACGCAACAAATGTAAGGTATTACTTGTAGTTGTAACTAGAATATTGTTTTGACTTAAAACTTCTTGAATAAACCTATAATGATAACACAGAAATAAGggtaataatctttttaaagaatattaataatcccatttttattttgattatactgattcaaattcaaaatttgaCAAGTACGTGCACTATTAAGTGTATAGTTTATAgctcaataatttaattgttttaatttaatttgataaaaaaaacgcttagtattcaattgtattaaaaaaactctttttttcgtttcaacAGTGTAAGATATGGGCAGAGGCTGAGACTTTAATAAAAGAAGGCTTCGTGAATTGGAACGCATTTTTATGCCAACTCAACCTTGAACATCTCGTAAAGGAACAAACAAATTAGTTTTCAAATGaatttgtcatatttatatatttcgtaagACTTGTTATCCTTACGACGTATAcagatataactttttaatcacttttataatatttatagaaattgatAGTTAGTGTTTACTTCgtaatcttttaaatttgtgatttaataaacactttatttaaaaggattttatttaaatatcgaaaataataaaaataaaaaatagaacgcacttttttaaattggtatatttatgatcacaataaatatttttctaggtATTCTCACTTTTTACaactaattataaacaaatggtCTAAATACGTTATCACTATTGCAAACACATTTTCACAACATTGAAAAAGTATActgtataatgaaaaaaaatatcttaatgtcAATTTTTGATTGCGGCTTACTTTTTGAAATGGCTGGCTACTATGCTTGGcaactattacaaaataaataacttaaaattaattatatcacttAATGACTCCTTTCCATGCAAATGATAAACAGACTAAATTTTTGTtactgtttttgtttaaaaaaaacagtgtcgattttttatgttattacgtGAACAtcacaaattgtttttttttttttagctttgtttttatgtaatttgattgaTATGTTAAAGTAACGTATCGCAGATATGCTTAAgttcatttaaatgaatatatattgaacgaaaaactaattttcaatacattttaaaacgaattGTGTCCATAGTTTCACATCTTCCTTTAGTCCTGTATAccgtatacttatatataatcttaaattacatcatatttgtaactattactcatatttattatattttcatactaGTTGTGATTTTTAAGGTCATCGTTATATTTACAAATGGCACAAAGCATTCACTTTGTCGATATAATCGTAGACTTAAATCTATGAAACTATACAAAGATAATGGAACGAGGTACAAGACTTTAGACTTTATCATGACACTGGACGGAACAGTTTCCTTATAACTTAATTTGCTTAAtactaatataggtacatatttacACGTCCTTTATATAGATAATTGTTTAAGATATagcctattattatttttaataatcaaaataatactattattcaAACACAATACGCTTGTGACTTTTTTTCACAGTCCTTTTTATATAACTATGAAGAAAATTTGATTGATATAataccaatatatttatattttgtcgtTCACCACATGTCTTTTACGCGTTCTTTAGCAGGAATCTGGGGTCTATAcctgttaaaaaaacaatattttttttatttattttaaatcgtacGTAAGATAGAGATTAATAAggtttgatataaattttaccTCTGTGGTGACATCGAAATTGAATTTGATGGCGGACTGCTTCCTAGAGGTGACATTTTGATACTGGACCCGTTACCATTTATGCTTGAACCGAGACTCGAAGCCGAATCGACACTGAAACATTTGTtaaattgtacttattattagtatattatgtttcaggttaaaatcgattttacaattgttaaatCATACTATAAGTCAATAGCTATAGATACCAACTCACCGATCTATTTGTCGTCTAAACAGCGGGTACCTCCACGGCGAATTTGGTTTTCGTTGTTCATGTTGATAGGCCGGATTATCTCGACCTCCACTTTCATTTACTATGGACATCGATACCTGCCGCTCTGGATCGCGAGTTTTTGACGACAGTCTTCTGCGGTAAAAGGTGTATCATGAAGTCCAAACATCCATTTATAACTTATACTATGATAGTTATTTGTGTGCGATGTAAGGATTGCCTATTATTGATTGTATATGTCTTGGCGCTTTTTAAGTgagtatgtaagtttatgaatGAATACTATTTGGTATACCTAAGTATTCTTGAAGGCAATGAACTCTGGGTCTGCGGCCGTGCTCGCTGTCGACTGTCTACAATAAGCACGTGTCTGTCATATGGCGTGTCGTAGTCGACTTCCAAAACAGTGGAGAAGCGATGTGGCCACACGAGGTCCAAAGCCGCTATTAAAAGCCCCACTACTATACAAATGCCAcctaaaaacattttcatataaaatattgtacataatttaatcaaaaacaagataatttatacattacttAGCTTAAAAGaagtaaagattatttataagttttgttAACCTGCTATTAAGACTAGCCAGAAACACCAGCCCAAGGAAAAAAACAGCATGGCTCCATCAATTCTTACTACTAGGGGTACATTTGGTAATGAAGCCCAGTAGCCTCCCGCGGCTGCACACAGCGTAACACCAAGTGAGGCCATAGCATATGCTCCGTAGCGTGGAACCACGACCAATAAAAGGTTCATCAACAGCCATAGTGCCAGCGCCGTCCTGGAACATTCCAATTAACTGGTTACGTTCTTATTATCtgatttatttagttaatacGCGTCAGAGGTGTGGCGTTGCAAAGATTTAAGCAGTCTTTTTTATCATATgggtttttaaagttattttaggCTAACGCAAACCACGAAGTTTAATGTTATATTGAGATGTAAGCctgaccatgtaaaccgaaacaCAGCGACACAAAGCACATTATTCCTGTCTTATAAAAAAGGCGTAGTAGAGGCCGATTTTCGAAGGATTTATTCAATTATGTgaagatttaaaatttacaaagtatatttaatatctatgaTACGTTTTGTCTGCTTAAATATTTGCCACACCACAACTAACAGCCGTACTTTCATACCATAGCAACGTTGTTGTGGTGTATCCAGCTGCTCGATACTTAGCACCCCAGTCAAAGCCTTCGTGCTCCGCTGCGAAGTGTTCTGCGACAGACAATACGGGATATGGTAGACCTCGTAAAAGTCCAGCGCGGTACCATTCTTGTATGGCTCCAGATTCTTCCCATCGAAACTGCTCATTATAGTCAACGCCAGGATCACCTCTGGATACGTTGCCCCACGATAATGctgcaatgaaaaaaaaacagactgtgttccaatgatattctaataaacagatatgttatatatattcgttaaaggtaaaaaggatagcttgataaaaacaataagtaaaagggataactagatttaattacgaaaaacgtattactacgtaattatgatgtattataacgtattactacgtaaaacgactaaaggcaaacgtcccaattaggacgttttctagtcttcacttatTGCGCGTTAATagcatatctgtttactacaacatcattgttgTGTTCGTTGAATAACATCAGATATTATTACTTCTTAAAAACacgtttaattgtatttatgtatattatatgcagCTTTAAATTATGCTCTAAAAGTTATATATTCATACAGAAGGTAATTTTCAAAATAGTAGCGAAGTTTACCAGTGAGCGTGACATTGACATGACCCAAGCCGACGTGTACGGCGAGCCAGCAGTCTAATCGCTCGGCGGAGAAGGCTCGGTATGCGGCGCGGGACACTCTCGATCCTGCTATATGCCACGACGATCCGTGCTTACATACTGCAAtatcaatgtttaaaatattataccttTTATTCAATTACtcagatttatttattctatttaaatgtaaataaagagTACTTTCATGTAGTTTGCCTAAAGATTAATAcgatttaagatttttattattatataagttatatcaatataatatatttgtataaaaatattcattcaatggttatctttatatatttttttctaacccTTAAATGATACAGTTATGTTACAAGTTGGTCTTACATTTAGAGTCCTTTTTGCTCTTgtgaaaaagtaaaaataaaataaagtaaacagttTCTTAGtagacaataaaattaaaacttttcagTAATATGTCcttataaattcgaaaataataataatttaaagcattCGCTTATGCTCTtcgaaaaaaaatcgtatttacTTGtgaaatatagtaattattaacataGATAATATCGCATATCACTGTGTGGCTCAGTTTATTTCACAGAATAGCTCTACTATTTTGCAATCCAATAACAGCATGCAGGTATCGTGAATTTATAAGCGTTTGTTTAATCTTTATGTATAGGTCAAtactaattttgtaaacatttttttgcaaattcaatcttgaaaatacaatttaataatataattataatctaataatatacataattatattcttaatgaaacataaataacagtaattaatttaatctttgaaataaaaaagtaattacttacCTAAAATGACCGTTCCCACAAATAAACTAAGGGTGACGATTGTGAATGTCGAAAATCTCTGAAAACAAAGATACAATTTGTTATGAATTTTATAAGCATTGACTTgtgtgttttttaaaatattaagtttttttctttaattaaatatgtcttaAAACGGGTTAGCGcccttttgtttaatttaacgaTTTGTTTGCCTGTCGAAGCAAGCGAATATTACAAGATTGTTAATAAtcgattaaatgaaatttacaaaacaatgataGCTGATATTCTAGGTcaatttatatagttatatttaaggAAAACCATAGTAAAGTGCAATTTCCTTGAACAACGATTGTAAAACTTTAACAtggaattatataattaataatatgtaatgctTAATCAAAAATGTCTGTGAATTCTGTCAGTAAATGACGTGTACCTATTCCAGTTCCCGAAAAATAACCAAGAAAGATTTTACAAAGTAGATATACTCAAGCATTGTACCTCCACATTGGCACAATTCATAGTATTCATTACTTCttatttaacaatgtttttGAATGACTGTTTCAGTCATAAAACCACGTATTCAATAATAAGATGTAAACAAAACACGAAACCTTCTCTCACCTCCTTCCTGATTCCGGGAAAGACCGCTAGAAATGCGAGGTAAAGCGTGAGTGCGGCGACGAGCAGCGCTAGCGCCGGTACGTCGGCTGCGACGGCTGTGCGGTTGTGATAAGCGTACAGGGTCGGCCCGCCTTCCTCGCGGAAAGCGTCAAACCACCCCTTCATCGCTCACCCAGCCTAggaattacaatatttttctatatagtccatatgaaatttatagttcatctcatAATTTTGTACGGTATCGAATTTATCAGAAATTTCTAGATAGTTATTATGAGAAGGTTATATTGAAAAGTATTTTAGGATACCAATCTTATATCTCGGTAAACAAGGAAAAAACAACgcgtaaattatattaaatatctttaatgaTAACTCGACactaattcatttcatttttaaatcagtACAAGGCTTAATTTTGGGctccttttatttttaatatacatatataaatgatcatccttagtttgttaaatgtatttaaatttataaaagtacctatatatttttgaaatatagtGACAAGCATCATTAGGAATCATACGATCAAACATACGAGGCATTACAGTAACAAGTAACTTATAACACCTTGTTTTGATTTCGCAGtcatgtacttatatatatgtgcatacGAATAAACagaattttactttataataatgtaatgaagGCAATGGAATAAAACACTTCacatacttaaattattaataaatatatcaacaaaGTGTTTTTAGTTAAGATATATcgtgtcttttaaataaacacacgAGCGGTGGTTCACattgttcttttaaataatgCGAAGATATGAATTGCAAAAATGTTCCTTTCATGAATCGTTCTTGACACGATTACCGCTATCCATCGTTACAATCCGATTTAAGACGCTGTTTTTCTGTTCCAtctaaaagttaattaaaaataattttgggaTGAAgcaattttaattgaagtttgttttttttttgttgttgaaattaataaatacttattgtaAGTATAAAATTGGTCTTGTAatctagaaatatatttaatttcaaacatattaaaataatgtatttaaattgtttacattAGTAAtgattatagtattttatattaatcgttaatataaaatactataatcaTTCATCAACCTTTACtacaattgtaatatttatatttttcttaatgtacgattaaaattatatatgtaaaagttcatggttttttattgtgttatatCTGTGAATTTCATGGAGATCTTTATTTCAGTACGGTTAACTAGTAGTTTTCGACTTCCAATTAGTAATTGCAGCCTTTAGTATCAAAGAGGACAAAAAAttctatattgtttatattctaTTGATGTAATGTTTGATTTTTGTAGCTAACGTTTacaatcttaattaaatttaactgtaTATTAAAGGCATAGAGAAGATTACGAAGATGAGgatgaagaagaaaataaaataataataaaattaggtaGTAGTACCTAATTTATCACttgcttataatataagtttggCTATTATCGTTTTCTAGTTGTATCATATCTTTCtacgttaattttaaatatcatttatttagaCAAGTATGACTCTATGTTTGTGCCGTGTGCGTTCCTATTCAcactttattttgtatttttgtggtTGACAATTGCGTGATGGCTTCTGACAGTcccattgtattatattatagccATTTATAGGCACCGTAGCCGTaatgtaatgttaaaaaaagaggcTTTATACGAATGctagatataaattaatatttaaaaaaaattattaattgattgatttgaatATAGTCTGTGGGAATTGAATGGTCTGAGGATAAATGACTTTTTTTTGCTTACACGCAGTTCTCTACagtattagatattattattttagtttgatcGTACCTTTcttttagtttcattttataatgcaaaaataattgttgatttCGTTTAGTTTGTAGACTTTTCTTTTCATACGTAAATTTTAATTCcaatatttaatctttatttggTAAAGCCTTGGACAAATCATATTACAAGACTAATATATTAAGTCTCGTTCAAATAGTGAATTTATGTTGTTAAACGTGTGACATTTAGTTTGAAGTTTTTAAAACGCActtaaaaacaatttgtatGAATTGTCGGCCTTACAGGCGGCGAGATCTTGacataaatacttttgaatGCAGGCGAAGGCGTATCGGAAACTACTTAGTACGCTCCCTGTTTTTTTCTGACAGCCGGAAGAACATGTGATTGTTGAAATATGCgaggttaaaatatattacaagaaGTTGACAACTTCTAATTAGTAGACTTGCATATTGAAAGGCAACCTTCGCAAagacaaatgttatttattgacaTTACATCTTATGACTATGAGtcgtatattatttactagctgaCCCGACTTCGCATTAGCTTACCGATCTTCAAACGTATATTAAAGGTTAAGTTTGCAAATTTGAAAACAGATAATAACTTGAATTGTGCATAAGATTAAGACCAATATTTAGATTGGATTTTCAGAGtggatacaaataattttaaagttaaaataagaGTATTTTTCGTGGAGATTAGTTTAGCAatataaatcaacaaaaatTTATACCATGGTTTATTTGCGAATACGTCTGTCGTATTTGATTTGTAGGTAAAATAAAAGATGTCCAACGACGATGACAGCTAACTTGTTTGTCCCTATTATACTGGGCACTGTAATGCGGGTCTTCACATAAAAGCctatttttagtataatatttaatttaaaaataatgcctttataatatatttatttttaatattgtttaaataataaatgaattaagcaatagtttttgataattttttgtaCTGTAAAAAAATGGTGTTGTTATTATGAATTAGCTTCTATTAAAGGTATAAAATTTATGGCCATCTGtttattttcagtttattttatttttaaatgtttaatatattagaaaCGAAAACTATTCATTGTACCTATCTAGATTTTATAGAATTATTCATTTCGTCAATATACTCAAAAATAGAGTGACCCTGATGTCTGTGTCAAAATGTTAACGACTTGATTTTCTTTTCGAGTTACATAGAGGAAACTGGAATTGTTTTAACTTGTTACTAGAATTCAGAGACACTAAgatttaattagaataattgaataatttacatAACCACTGGGTGTTATActgatattcaatttatatagatatttaaaaatgtagtttaaaataaaaaatgagtaaaataatttctttgttaacAAATATATCTATTGAGACGCTAGCCTGTTCCGGAAGCAACATCGGTCATTGAGCCTTAAGGTCGCTATACTCCCGGCCTCTATAGGTGATAGCAAGGGCGACAAGTCACGGCCGGTTTGAATTATAGGGTAAAAATAGCGAGATGGCTTTGAACTTAAGTACGTTATGatgaattgtatattatatacatactggaagttaatacatttatatactttaaaaaacgcaatattataatctttaaaacataaaattcatttagtacagtatgagttattttattatatttgtataaaatattttgttatttgaattcTCGACATTTAGAACGTCAATTCCTTGAacttatttcaatgttttattgaaattcatataaatatgacataatacaattcttgtttattaattttctcatgagtttgttatttcatatttatttataaaaatttcaaaatgcgCAGTTAGAATTATTAGAACGTCAAACTATTTTCCAACTATTGTTTTCACTTTTAGCTTCTCAACTGTTAATTGAGTTTTTGCTAACACGTCTGTTAATTTCTGGGGTTACTAGTTTgtacctactaatattataagtgcaaAATTAACTCTATTTGTCTGTATGCCTGTTGCTCTTTAACGGCCAAAGCACTGAACCGAATAAggtgaaaatttatataaagcaaCCTTGAATGCCAAGGAAGGAAAAGGCTTCTTTTTATGCCTATAATGTACCTGATAACCCACCCTTAAAACGAAAGTAAAACCGTTTGCGACAACTTACGTTTTAAGTATCTTATAGATTCAGATTTTATTTCTAAGAAATAGTATTTCacgtatttttctttatatttatttcgtacatttatttttgtaatttcctATATTAAGACAAATAACAGCATCCCAGTGACGGCCGGTCAGACGCAAGGACAATACAATGAGGATGTTAGAATGATCCTAATGTGACTTAACCTTGCTTTATGTTTCCATGTGTGACGTCAATTACGTGCTTAGAATatgaaacaaatacataaatatatacgtacttataaatcataaatacttattatttttatacgaggATTCTTCTTTCTTTGTGTATATTTTCATTGGTATTTTGTATatggaatatattaattatattttttgtacaacaGGGTGAATTTGTTAACAAGTTTTCCTTCAATCGTTGTTAGAAGATATTGTATCTCAAATGAACCTGATAAAACATTTTCTCggcatttatgtaattaattatgctTTTACATAACGATATGCAGCCTTCGGAGCCCGTTAGCCTGTTAACCTTAATTTACTACAGCTATTTTgactaataatgaaataaacaaaagccttttgttttaaatttttgacataCTGGCCCGCTTTTGATTTAGTGAGGCTTTCAATGCATCTTGATGAATTTATTgctaataattatcatatatcaaTGTTATGATATATTGTTCTAGTATATGCACGAGTAACAGAACAAAAATGATTGAATGTAGTGCATTATGAATACTTTAATTtggtttacaattatttatcaatgtaaaATACATGGGCTTTCTTTAATATGGGTTATTTTAAACGTAacttactattttataaatgattaatatattttgaaaatataaaataccaaTTACGTCACTACTGGGATATATGAAATGttgatgattttaattgattcaacaattttaaaatagaatacataTCATTGGGTTTATAGACAAACAGAtgagacaaaataatataatgcaagtataagataaaaataatacatttgtgAAGTAATCACATAtgcgaatatttaatttaaagttaagttttaataaatgcattaaGCAATAATAGTTTCATGTCTTAACTAGTGGTTATGTTAAGACGTGGGATTTTAAAAGATTAACCGACCGTCAAGTATGACAATCTGTTTTGTCATGGTTTCATAACAAACGTTTGTGAAACAGTCCAAACCGCCTCGTTATATTTAGAGATCATTAATAATACCATAAATTCTAATTGTATGATTTCACGATTCATTAACAAACTGCTGAATACCaaacaatagaataaaaaaatatttcaccgagttttttagtatgtatatttctttgtattacatatattacaaccTAGCctacattttactaataaaattacaaaaaaaaaattatttcaaaaattttaaacatactaAACATATTTAACTTTCTGGTTgtacagattaaaattaaaattaattattttttatacaaactatTGCTGTACTTATACGGAAATTTTGCTGGTGTTtgcaaaaatacttattatttgtaaGCTTGTACTTGtccttgtaaatatattactaaacaaCGAGTGCGGTTAATGTTATTACGAATGGCCTTTAAAACTCACAGCTAGGACATTACGAATAACTTGTACTTACGAGGGTATGActtaatcttttattaatttaa from Vanessa cardui chromosome 12, ilVanCard2.1, whole genome shotgun sequence encodes the following:
- the LOC124534301 gene encoding dual oxidase maturation factor 2, whose product is MKGWFDAFREEGGPTLYAYHNRTAVAADVPALALLVAALTLYLAFLAVFPGIRKERFSTFTIVTLSLFVGTVILVCKHGSSWHIAGSRVSRAAYRAFSAERLDCWLAVHVGLGHVNVTLTALSWGNVSRGDPGVDYNEQFRWEESGAIQEWYRAGLLRGLPYPVLSVAEHFAAEHEGFDWGAKYRAAGYTTTTLLWTALALWLLMNLLLVVVPRYGAYAMASLGVTLCAAAGGYWASLPNVPLVVRIDGAMLFFSLGWCFWLVLIAGGICIVVGLLIAALDLVWPHRFSTVLEVDYDTPYDRHVLIVDSRQRARPQTQSSLPSRILRRLSSKTRDPERQVSMSIVNESGGRDNPAYQHEQRKPNSPWRYPLFRRQIDRVDSASSLGSSINGNGSSIKMSPLGSSPPSNSISMSPQRYRPQIPAKERVKDMW